One Luteibacter aegosomaticola genomic window carries:
- a CDS encoding outer membrane beta-barrel protein gives MRTTRYAYLAALLAVAPVSQALAASSDDCSQSFASRFAAAYREDAQPADPNAEAPARRAMPSPFPSLPFPSAEWQLGGVAYPIGVPNLNSQYPLEKAMACNAFGKWMKDNRIEIYGWINPSYNASSSANTNYPLSYATRPNRVEFNQALLRIERIPDTVQTDHLDWGFHLDNLYGYDYHYTTMKGVFSNQLLNNPRASQPLNGKTYGYDPMLFYGDIYIPWVAEGMVVRIGRYLSLPDIEAQFSPNNYLVTHSVLYTADPYTQMGIMTTTRLNQQWTIQLGINGSNDTAVWNHSARPTLQACVRWVSADNNDMLYPCVNNWNTSDYNYNNVQMYVATWGHRFSEKVHILTEGYWMYGRNISGFGPDGEPGVVGSSPYPGKAAEYGVVNYINVEINPTNMLSFRNEWYNDQKGQRTGYATRYTTHTLGMTHWVSQDLEIRPELRYERSYDVDAYDHGNKGYQLTALVDAIWHY, from the coding sequence ATGCGCACCACTCGCTATGCCTACCTTGCCGCCCTGCTCGCGGTTGCCCCGGTCTCCCAGGCGCTCGCCGCCAGCAGCGATGACTGCTCCCAGAGCTTTGCCAGCCGTTTCGCCGCGGCCTACCGCGAGGACGCCCAGCCGGCCGATCCCAACGCAGAGGCGCCGGCACGCCGCGCCATGCCCTCGCCGTTCCCGTCGCTCCCGTTCCCCTCGGCGGAATGGCAGCTCGGCGGCGTGGCCTACCCGATCGGCGTACCCAACCTGAATTCGCAGTACCCGCTGGAAAAGGCGATGGCCTGCAATGCCTTCGGCAAGTGGATGAAGGACAACCGCATCGAGATCTACGGCTGGATCAATCCCTCGTACAACGCGAGCAGCTCGGCCAACACGAACTACCCGCTCTCGTATGCCACGCGTCCGAACCGCGTGGAGTTCAACCAGGCGCTGCTGCGCATCGAGCGTATTCCAGACACGGTGCAGACCGATCACCTGGACTGGGGTTTCCACCTCGATAACCTCTACGGTTACGACTACCACTACACGACCATGAAGGGCGTCTTCAGCAACCAGCTGCTGAACAACCCGCGCGCCAGCCAGCCGTTGAACGGCAAGACCTACGGCTACGATCCGATGCTGTTCTACGGCGATATCTATATCCCGTGGGTGGCAGAAGGCATGGTGGTACGCATCGGCCGCTACCTGTCGCTGCCGGATATCGAAGCGCAGTTCTCGCCGAACAACTACCTGGTGACGCATTCGGTGCTGTACACGGCTGACCCGTATACGCAGATGGGCATCATGACCACCACGCGGCTCAACCAGCAGTGGACGATCCAGCTGGGCATCAACGGCAGCAACGATACGGCGGTGTGGAACCACAGTGCGCGGCCGACGCTGCAGGCCTGCGTGCGCTGGGTGTCGGCCGATAACAACGACATGCTGTATCCCTGCGTGAACAACTGGAACACCTCGGACTACAACTACAACAACGTGCAGATGTACGTCGCCACCTGGGGCCACCGCTTCAGCGAGAAGGTGCACATCCTCACCGAGGGTTACTGGATGTACGGCCGCAACATCTCGGGCTTTGGCCCGGATGGCGAGCCGGGCGTCGTGGGCTCGTCGCCGTATCCGGGCAAGGCAGCGGAATACGGCGTGGTGAACTACATCAACGTCGAGATCAACCCGACCAACATGCTCTCGTTCCGCAACGAGTGGTACAACGACCAGAAGGGCCAGCGGACCGGCTACGCCACGCGCTACACCACGCATACGCTCGGCATGACCCATTGGGTGAGCCAGGATCTGGAGATCCGCCCCGAGCTCCGCTACGAGCGCTCGTACGATGTCGACGCGTACGACCACGGTAACAAGGGTTACCAGCTCACCGCGCTCGTCGACGCCATCTGGCATTACTGA
- a CDS encoding prolyl oligopeptidase family serine peptidase translates to MRAIAPRLLALSLFAACSAHAATTTPPPTPKHEVKDTLGGAPIVDAYRWLENPDGDGVAKWIEAQNAYTEATIGKAPLGKELTARIRELAITSTTRSSPELAGGTLFYFENTPPQPQPVLVAKAWPDGPVRTLVDLNKGDGNTAITEYWPSPSGRYLAYGTAEGGSELTTIHILDTQTGKALGDALAWAGGGTTPQALAWDADEKGVTYARFDAPTKDKPLKEFDAYLAHHVIGQAQDKDTVVFGKGYSPIAEYILLEGNGGKATALLANEGDGGSAEVFLREGNGAFKKVLGHEADVRSAHWVGDHLYVVTFAGAPRGKIVAFDAAGKQSDVLPQGEGAIQRVTPIGSGFLVVRSAGPDWWADQYDAKAAFVRRLPLPATGITIGGVAAEKGQDKALITYGGWTQPTRWAEYDGASGSLKTVFEVKPAADYSKVHVSRIEGTSKDGTKIPVTVISMDGITPNGKRPTILYSYGGFDIPVTPSFIGPSLAWLERGGVLAYANIRGGNEYGEQWHEQGQGTRKQNVFDDFFSASQALIDNKWTDTKHLGILGGSNGGLLMGASLTQHPEQFRAVVAMVGIYDIARHETAFANGPYNKSEYGSVKDPAVAKAMRAYGPLYNVKKGTAYPSVLLTTGANDPRVAPWQSRKFAAALQDASTSGNPVLLLTRMNAGHGIGAPFSQRVGNAALSMTFFANELGLGE, encoded by the coding sequence ATGCGTGCCATCGCCCCCCGCCTGCTCGCCCTGAGCCTGTTCGCCGCCTGCTCGGCCCACGCCGCGACGACCACCCCGCCGCCCACGCCGAAGCACGAGGTGAAGGACACCCTCGGTGGCGCGCCCATCGTCGATGCCTACCGCTGGCTGGAAAACCCGGACGGCGACGGCGTGGCCAAGTGGATCGAGGCGCAGAACGCCTACACCGAAGCCACCATCGGCAAGGCGCCGCTCGGCAAGGAACTGACCGCCCGCATCCGCGAGCTGGCGATCACCTCGACCACCCGCTCCTCACCCGAGCTGGCCGGCGGCACGCTCTTCTACTTCGAAAACACCCCGCCCCAGCCGCAGCCGGTGCTGGTCGCCAAGGCCTGGCCGGACGGCCCGGTGCGCACCCTGGTCGATCTGAACAAGGGCGACGGCAACACCGCTATCACCGAGTACTGGCCCTCGCCGAGCGGCCGTTACCTCGCCTACGGCACGGCCGAGGGCGGTAGCGAGCTCACCACCATCCACATCCTGGATACGCAGACCGGCAAGGCGCTCGGCGATGCGCTGGCCTGGGCCGGTGGCGGCACCACCCCGCAGGCGCTGGCCTGGGATGCGGATGAGAAGGGCGTGACCTATGCGCGCTTCGATGCGCCGACCAAGGACAAGCCGCTCAAGGAATTCGACGCCTACCTGGCCCACCACGTGATCGGGCAGGCCCAGGACAAGGACACCGTCGTCTTCGGCAAGGGCTATTCGCCCATCGCCGAATACATCCTGCTCGAGGGTAACGGCGGCAAGGCCACCGCGCTGCTCGCCAATGAAGGCGACGGCGGCTCAGCTGAAGTGTTCCTGCGCGAAGGCAATGGTGCGTTCAAGAAGGTGCTCGGTCACGAGGCCGATGTCCGCTCAGCCCATTGGGTCGGCGATCACCTGTACGTCGTGACCTTCGCCGGCGCACCGCGCGGCAAGATCGTCGCATTCGACGCGGCCGGCAAGCAGAGCGACGTGCTCCCGCAGGGCGAGGGCGCGATCCAGCGCGTGACGCCGATCGGCAGCGGTTTCCTCGTCGTGCGCAGCGCCGGCCCGGACTGGTGGGCTGACCAGTACGACGCCAAGGCCGCCTTCGTGCGCCGCCTGCCGCTGCCCGCCACCGGCATCACCATCGGCGGCGTCGCTGCCGAGAAGGGCCAGGACAAGGCGCTGATCACCTACGGCGGCTGGACCCAGCCGACCCGCTGGGCGGAATACGACGGCGCCAGCGGCTCGCTGAAGACCGTGTTCGAAGTGAAGCCGGCCGCCGACTATTCGAAGGTGCATGTGAGCCGCATCGAGGGCACGTCGAAGGACGGCACCAAGATCCCGGTCACCGTGATCTCGATGGATGGCATCACCCCGAACGGCAAGCGCCCGACCATCCTGTACAGCTACGGCGGTTTCGATATCCCGGTGACGCCTTCGTTCATCGGCCCGAGCCTTGCCTGGCTGGAACGCGGCGGCGTGCTTGCCTACGCGAACATCCGCGGCGGCAACGAGTACGGGGAGCAGTGGCATGAGCAGGGCCAGGGCACGCGCAAGCAGAACGTGTTCGATGACTTCTTCTCGGCATCGCAGGCACTCATCGATAACAAGTGGACCGACACGAAGCACCTCGGCATCCTGGGCGGCAGCAACGGTGGCCTGCTGATGGGCGCCTCGCTCACCCAGCACCCGGAGCAGTTCCGCGCGGTGGTCGCCATGGTCGGTATCTACGACATCGCTCGCCACGAAACGGCCTTCGCCAACGGCCCGTACAACAAGAGCGAGTACGGTTCGGTCAAGGATCCCGCCGTGGCGAAGGCCATGCGCGCCTACGGCCCGCTGTACAACGTGAAGAAGGGCACGGCTTATCCGTCGGTGCTGCTCACCACGGGTGCCAACGACCCGCGCGTCGCCCCGTGGCAGTCGCGCAAGTTCGCCGCCGCGCTGCAGGATGCCAGCACCTCGGGCAACCCGGTGCTGCTGCTCACCCGCATGAATGCCGGCCACGGCATCGGCGCGCCCTTCAGCCAGCGTGTCGGTAATGCCGCGCTGTCCATGACGTTCTTCGCGAACGAGTTGGGGTTGGGCGAGTAA
- a CDS encoding prolyl oligopeptidase family serine peptidase, producing MRTLATALLAALAAAPALAAPPPPLDMETIMADPDWIGQAVEDPYWSVDGSQVYYSLKRDGSPVRELYRVPAAGGAAVKLDPAGMASADGTKQVFDHEHRHVAFLRHGDVFLRDLGTGSTVQVTRSAKPETSLHLSADGRLLTWRSGDDWFAYATSGGPAWQAAVVSAKDDPKNDKRSDLEDQQQALFSTLRGIKADDKAMKDDADAQAAADPSHAPQTFYIGKDVAVVDSSLSPDGRYMLVVTKAKDADGGKVADLTHYVTDSGYAEPEATRSYVGRSDPSPQALKLLDLRAHAVYNLDTTGLPGIHDDPLADIRAKTVAALRKEGKDDRADALAAPKTRPVIVNAEYSPGIVWSDDGHEVAVQLESVDNKDRWIATVDFDRHALVTQHRLSDKAWINWDNNDFGFLRDGRTLWYQSEESGYAHLYTRALGGKAVALTSGHFEVDHPVLSADGKTFYVRSNQVAPYSYDIYKVAVSGGALTRVTKYESLDDFALSPNGRELAVLHSSPYVPPQLSTGSVDGGTPRELTHTVKPAFAERAWIAPKIVQVPSSHGAGTIYAKFYGPADAAQAASRPAVLFVHGAGYLQNVHLSYPSYFREQMFHNLLVQRGYVVLDMDYRASKGYGRDWRTAIYRNMGHPELEDLLDGKAWLVKNQGVDPKRVGIYGGSYGGFMTLMALLRAPGEFAAGAALRPVTDWTSYNHDYTAGILNDPQLDPEAYATSSPIQYADKLQDPLLIEHGLIDDNVLASDSIRLYQRFIELHKKNFWMSLYPMERHGFVHPDSWHDEYRRIDELFHDRLGQ from the coding sequence ATGCGCACGCTCGCCACCGCCCTCCTCGCTGCCCTGGCCGCCGCGCCGGCCCTTGCCGCGCCGCCTCCGCCGCTGGATATGGAAACGATCATGGCCGATCCGGACTGGATCGGGCAGGCGGTGGAAGATCCGTACTGGAGCGTGGATGGCAGCCAGGTCTATTACTCGCTCAAGCGCGATGGCAGCCCGGTGCGCGAGCTGTACCGGGTGCCGGCCGCGGGCGGCGCCGCGGTCAAGCTCGACCCGGCCGGGATGGCGTCGGCCGATGGCACGAAGCAGGTCTTCGACCATGAGCACCGCCACGTCGCGTTCCTCCGCCACGGCGACGTGTTCCTGCGCGACCTCGGTACCGGTTCGACGGTCCAGGTGACCCGTTCGGCCAAGCCGGAAACCTCGCTGCACCTCTCGGCCGACGGCCGGTTGCTCACCTGGCGCTCCGGCGATGACTGGTTCGCCTATGCGACCAGCGGTGGCCCGGCATGGCAGGCCGCCGTGGTCTCGGCGAAAGACGACCCGAAGAACGACAAGCGCAGCGATCTCGAGGACCAGCAGCAGGCCCTGTTCTCCACGCTGCGCGGCATCAAGGCCGATGACAAGGCGATGAAGGACGATGCCGACGCCCAGGCGGCGGCGGATCCGTCGCACGCGCCGCAGACCTTCTACATCGGCAAGGACGTGGCCGTCGTCGACAGCTCGCTCTCGCCCGATGGCCGCTACATGCTGGTGGTGACGAAGGCGAAGGACGCGGACGGTGGCAAGGTCGCCGACCTCACCCATTACGTGACCGACTCCGGTTATGCCGAGCCGGAAGCCACGCGTTCGTACGTCGGTCGTAGCGACCCGTCGCCGCAGGCGCTGAAGCTGCTCGATCTGCGCGCGCATGCCGTCTACAACCTCGATACCACCGGCCTGCCCGGCATCCACGACGACCCGCTCGCCGATATCCGCGCGAAGACCGTGGCCGCCCTGCGCAAGGAAGGCAAGGACGACCGCGCCGATGCGCTGGCCGCGCCGAAGACCCGTCCGGTGATCGTCAACGCCGAATACAGCCCGGGCATCGTGTGGAGCGATGACGGCCACGAAGTGGCCGTGCAGCTGGAGTCGGTGGACAACAAGGATCGCTGGATCGCCACGGTGGACTTCGACCGCCACGCGCTCGTCACCCAGCACCGCCTCAGCGACAAGGCCTGGATCAACTGGGACAACAACGATTTCGGCTTCCTACGCGACGGCCGCACGCTGTGGTACCAGAGCGAAGAGAGCGGCTACGCCCACCTGTATACCCGCGCGCTGGGTGGCAAGGCGGTGGCACTTACCTCGGGTCACTTCGAAGTGGACCACCCGGTGCTCAGCGCCGATGGCAAGACGTTCTACGTGCGCTCAAACCAGGTGGCGCCGTATAGCTACGACATCTACAAGGTCGCGGTTAGCGGCGGCGCCCTCACCCGCGTGACGAAGTACGAAAGCCTCGATGATTTCGCGCTCTCGCCGAATGGTCGTGAGCTGGCCGTGCTGCATTCCTCGCCGTACGTGCCGCCGCAGCTTTCGACGGGGTCTGTCGACGGCGGCACGCCGCGTGAACTTACCCACACGGTGAAGCCTGCCTTTGCCGAGCGCGCGTGGATCGCGCCGAAGATCGTGCAGGTGCCCTCCTCGCACGGCGCCGGCACCATCTACGCGAAGTTCTACGGCCCGGCCGATGCGGCCCAGGCCGCCTCGCGCCCGGCGGTGCTCTTCGTGCATGGCGCGGGCTACCTGCAGAACGTGCACCTCTCTTACCCGTCGTACTTCCGCGAGCAGATGTTCCATAACCTGCTGGTGCAGCGTGGCTACGTAGTGCTCGACATGGATTACCGCGCATCGAAGGGCTACGGCCGCGACTGGCGTACGGCGATCTACCGCAACATGGGCCACCCGGAGCTGGAAGACCTGCTCGACGGCAAGGCCTGGCTGGTGAAGAACCAGGGCGTGGACCCGAAGCGTGTGGGCATCTATGGCGGCAGCTACGGCGGCTTCATGACCCTGATGGCGCTGCTGCGCGCGCCGGGCGAATTCGCTGCGGGTGCGGCCCTGCGCCCGGTGACGGACTGGACCTCGTACAACCACGATTACACCGCAGGCATCCTCAACGATCCGCAGCTGGACCCGGAAGCCTATGCCACCAGCTCGCCGATCCAGTACGCCGACAAGCTGCAGGATCCGCTGCTGATCGAACACGGCCTGATCGACGATAACGTGCTGGCCAGCGATTCGATCCGCCTGTACCAGCGCTTCATCGAGCTGCACAAGAAGAACTTCTGGATGTCGCTGTACCCGATGGAACGCCACGGCTTCGTCCATCCCGATTCCTGGCACGACGAATACCGCCGCATCGACGAGCTGTTCCACGACCGTCTGGGGCAATAA
- the kdpA gene encoding potassium-transporting ATPase subunit KdpA, whose protein sequence is MTANDFFQIGLFLAVLLALVKPVGHYMALVFADEPNRVTRFGARAERVLYRVAGIRADEDMGWKRYALAMLVFNVAGLAVVYVLQRTQQWLPLNPQHLAAITPDSAMNTAISFASNTNWQGYAGESTMSYLTQMLGLAVQNFLSAATGIAVLIAVVRGFSRRGAQAVGNFWVDMTRTTLYVLVPFSIVIALLLVSQGVVQSFAPYVDAQMLQHGTQQLPLGPVASQEAIKMLGTNGGGFFNANSAHPFENPTPFANFVEMLAIFLIPASLCYTFGSLVGDRRQGWAILATMLLIFVPLAVGLVAAEQVGNPALHGLAVDAQASATQAGGNMEGKETRFGIVSSGLFAAITTAASCGAVNAMHDSLTPLGGLIPMWLMQLGEVIFGGVGSGLYGMLAFAVVAVFIAGLMVGRTPEYLGKKIEAHEMKMASLAVLIPCALVVIGTAIAVMSPAGKAGVANPGAHGFSEMLYAVTSAANNNGSAFGGLSANTPFWNVLLGICMFLARFPLAIAMLAMAGSLAAKRHTPPSAGTLPTHTPLFVTLLACVVIVVGALTFLPALALGPIVEHLTAVTGH, encoded by the coding sequence ATGACCGCGAACGACTTCTTCCAGATCGGGCTATTCCTTGCCGTGTTGCTGGCGCTGGTGAAACCGGTGGGTCACTACATGGCCCTGGTGTTCGCCGACGAACCGAACCGCGTGACCCGCTTTGGTGCGCGCGCCGAACGCGTGCTCTACCGCGTCGCCGGTATCCGTGCCGATGAAGACATGGGCTGGAAGCGCTATGCGCTGGCCATGCTCGTCTTCAACGTGGCTGGCCTTGCCGTCGTCTATGTGCTCCAGCGCACCCAGCAGTGGCTGCCGCTGAACCCGCAGCACCTGGCCGCGATCACGCCGGATTCGGCGATGAACACCGCCATCAGTTTTGCCAGCAACACCAACTGGCAAGGCTATGCGGGCGAATCGACCATGAGCTATCTGACCCAGATGCTGGGCCTGGCGGTGCAGAACTTCCTCTCGGCTGCTACCGGTATCGCGGTGCTGATCGCCGTCGTCCGTGGTTTCAGCCGGCGCGGTGCACAGGCTGTGGGTAACTTCTGGGTCGACATGACCCGCACCACGCTCTACGTGCTGGTGCCGTTCTCCATCGTGATCGCGCTGCTCCTCGTATCGCAAGGCGTGGTGCAGAGCTTCGCGCCGTACGTCGACGCGCAGATGCTCCAGCACGGCACCCAGCAGCTGCCGCTCGGCCCGGTGGCCTCGCAGGAAGCGATCAAGATGCTCGGCACCAACGGCGGTGGCTTTTTCAACGCCAACTCCGCGCATCCGTTCGAAAACCCCACGCCGTTCGCCAACTTCGTCGAGATGCTGGCGATCTTCCTGATCCCCGCCTCGCTCTGCTACACCTTCGGCAGCCTGGTCGGTGACCGCCGCCAGGGCTGGGCCATCCTCGCCACGATGCTGCTGATCTTCGTGCCGCTCGCCGTGGGCCTCGTCGCTGCCGAACAAGTCGGCAATCCGGCGCTGCACGGCCTCGCTGTCGATGCGCAGGCCTCGGCCACGCAGGCCGGCGGCAACATGGAAGGCAAGGAGACCCGCTTCGGCATCGTCTCGTCGGGCCTGTTCGCCGCCATCACCACGGCCGCTTCGTGCGGTGCGGTGAACGCGATGCACGATTCGCTGACCCCGCTCGGCGGCCTCATTCCGATGTGGCTGATGCAGCTGGGTGAAGTGATCTTCGGCGGTGTGGGCTCTGGTCTGTACGGCATGCTCGCCTTCGCCGTGGTCGCGGTGTTCATCGCAGGCCTGATGGTAGGCCGCACGCCGGAATACCTTGGCAAGAAGATCGAAGCCCACGAGATGAAGATGGCCAGCCTGGCCGTACTGATCCCGTGTGCCCTCGTGGTCATCGGTACGGCCATCGCGGTGATGTCGCCGGCCGGCAAGGCGGGCGTGGCCAATCCCGGTGCGCATGGCTTCAGTGAAATGCTTTATGCCGTGACCTCGGCCGCCAATAACAACGGCAGCGCGTTCGGTGGCCTCTCCGCCAACACGCCGTTCTGGAACGTGTTGCTCGGCATCTGCATGTTCCTGGCCCGATTCCCGCTCGCCATCGCCATGCTCGCCATGGCCGGTTCGCTGGCCGCCAAGCGCCATACGCCGCCCTCCGCCGGCACCTTGCCCACGCATACGCCGTTGTTCGTCACGTTGCTTGCCTGCGTGGTCATCGTCGTCGGCGCGCTTACCTTCCTCCCGGCATTGGCCCTGGGGCCGATCGTCGAGCACCTCACCGCCGTCACGGGGCACTGA
- the kdpF gene encoding K(+)-transporting ATPase subunit F, with amino-acid sequence MSLIYIVATVIAVALCGYLCVALLKPEWFE; translated from the coding sequence ATGTCGCTCATCTATATCGTTGCCACCGTGATCGCCGTGGCCCTTTGCGGCTACCTGTGCGTCGCCCTGTTGAAGCCGGAGTGGTTCGAATGA
- a CDS encoding MBL fold metallo-hydrolase produces the protein MLQFSYHPTRTRRGLLKASVLALALWAGMGTALAADQPAQAGVYRYKLGDFEITALSDGTVPLDMHKLLKGASASEIDAALASSFHGNPVEESINGYVVDTGSRIILIDTGTGDFFGEGHGKLVARLKAAGYEPSQVDDILVTHLHTDHSGGLVHDGKMVFPKAVVHIGQADVDFFMAPANQGGVGGYDKSYFVQGTASLAPYKASGHLAPFKGPTQFVPGITGIPTPGHTPGHAFYRVESQGQSMTFIGDVVHAESIQFAKPAITISFDVDPAKAAALRAAQFDKFAGSRELVAGAHLPFPGIGHVRRESTGYDFVPVDYADRDGQ, from the coding sequence ATGCTCCAGTTTTCTTATCATCCCACACGCACGCGTCGCGGCCTGCTGAAAGCGTCCGTGCTCGCACTGGCTCTATGGGCAGGCATGGGCACCGCGCTGGCGGCCGATCAGCCCGCGCAGGCGGGTGTCTATCGCTACAAGCTCGGTGACTTCGAAATCACGGCGCTGAGCGACGGCACGGTCCCGCTGGATATGCACAAGCTGCTCAAGGGCGCGAGTGCGTCCGAGATCGATGCGGCGTTGGCGTCGTCGTTCCACGGCAATCCGGTCGAAGAATCGATCAACGGCTACGTGGTCGATACCGGCTCTCGCATCATCCTCATCGATACGGGCACGGGCGATTTCTTCGGCGAAGGCCACGGCAAGCTGGTCGCACGGCTCAAGGCGGCTGGCTACGAGCCGTCGCAGGTGGACGATATCCTGGTGACCCATCTGCACACCGATCACAGCGGTGGCCTGGTTCACGATGGGAAGATGGTGTTTCCCAAGGCTGTCGTGCATATCGGCCAGGCCGATGTGGACTTCTTCATGGCGCCGGCCAACCAGGGTGGCGTAGGCGGCTATGACAAGTCGTACTTCGTGCAGGGCACGGCAAGCCTGGCTCCGTATAAGGCTTCGGGCCACCTGGCGCCGTTCAAGGGGCCTACGCAGTTCGTGCCCGGCATTACGGGCATCCCGACTCCGGGCCATACACCCGGCCACGCCTTCTACCGCGTGGAGAGCCAGGGGCAGTCGATGACCTTCATCGGCGACGTGGTCCACGCCGAGTCGATTCAGTTTGCAAAGCCGGCCATCACGATCAGCTTCGACGTGGATCCCGCGAAAGCGGCGGCACTGCGCGCTGCGCAGTTCGATAAGTTCGCAGGCTCACGCGAACTGGTCGCTGGCGCCCACCTGCCGTTCCCAGGCATCGGCCACGTGCGGCGTGAGTCGACGGGCTACGACTTCGTGCCCGTCGACTACGCGGATCGGGACGGGCAGTAA
- the kdpB gene encoding potassium-transporting ATPase subunit KdpB, with amino-acid sequence MTSHAHTPRGFDRALVARALRDAFTKLNPRLQFRNPVMFVVFVCSVLTTLLWVQGLFGHGEAPTGFIFQICLWLWFTLLFANFAEALAEGRGKAQADALRGSRRDVAAKKLTAPDREAQIIFTPSSELRTGHHVLVEAGDIVPGDGEIVIGAASVDESAITGESAPVIREAGGDRSAVTGGTRVLSDWLVMRITSNPGESFLDRMIAMVEGASRRKTPNEIALTILLAKFTLIFLLACSTLLPYSIYSVEAAGSGNPITLTVLVALLVCLIPTTIGALLSAIGIAGMDRMIRANVIATSGRAVEAAGDVDVLLLDKTGTITLGNRQAVAFHPAPGIEERELAEAADLASRADETPEGRSIVALAESKFSIAGRSRRDEARAEFVPFTAQTRMSGVNTGTRHIRKGAMDAVERYLDSQDSHMPPLVKRMAEDVARRGGTPLIVVDGALTLGVVELKDIVKDGIKERFAEMRRMGIRTVMITGDNPLTAAAIAAEAGVDDFLAEATPEAKLQYIRDMQAENRLVAMCGDGTNDAPALAQADVAVAMNSGTQAAKEAGNMVDLDSNPTKLIEVVAIGKQMLITRGALTTFSISNDIAKYFAIIPAAFATTYPALNALNVMHLATPQSAILSAVIFNALIIIFLIPLALKGVAYRALGAAALLRRNLLVYGLGGVIVPFIGIKLIDMLLVLCGLA; translated from the coding sequence ATGACTTCCCATGCCCATACCCCGCGCGGTTTCGATCGCGCGCTGGTGGCACGCGCCCTGCGTGACGCGTTCACCAAGCTCAATCCCCGCCTGCAGTTCCGCAACCCGGTGATGTTCGTCGTGTTCGTGTGCAGCGTCCTGACCACCCTGCTCTGGGTGCAGGGCCTGTTCGGCCACGGCGAGGCACCGACGGGCTTCATCTTCCAGATCTGCCTGTGGCTCTGGTTCACCCTGCTGTTCGCGAACTTCGCCGAAGCGCTGGCCGAAGGCCGCGGCAAGGCGCAGGCCGACGCCCTGCGCGGCTCGCGCCGCGATGTGGCGGCCAAGAAGCTCACCGCGCCGGATCGCGAGGCGCAGATCATCTTCACGCCGTCGAGCGAGCTGCGCACCGGCCACCACGTGCTGGTCGAAGCCGGTGACATCGTGCCGGGTGACGGCGAGATCGTGATCGGCGCGGCCAGCGTCGACGAGAGCGCCATCACCGGTGAATCCGCACCGGTGATCCGCGAGGCTGGCGGCGACCGCAGCGCCGTCACGGGTGGCACCCGCGTGCTATCCGACTGGCTGGTGATGCGGATTACCAGCAACCCGGGCGAGAGCTTCCTCGATCGCATGATCGCGATGGTCGAAGGCGCCTCGCGCCGCAAGACCCCCAACGAGATCGCACTGACGATCCTGCTGGCGAAGTTCACCCTGATCTTCCTGCTGGCCTGTTCCACGCTGCTGCCGTATTCGATCTACAGCGTGGAAGCCGCCGGCAGTGGTAACCCGATCACGCTTACCGTGCTCGTGGCCCTGCTGGTCTGCCTGATCCCCACCACGATCGGCGCCCTGCTCTCGGCCATCGGTATCGCCGGCATGGATCGCATGATCCGCGCCAATGTCATCGCTACGTCGGGCCGTGCGGTGGAAGCCGCGGGCGATGTGGACGTGCTGTTGCTCGATAAGACCGGCACCATCACGCTTGGCAACCGCCAGGCCGTCGCGTTCCACCCGGCGCCGGGCATCGAAGAGCGCGAGCTCGCCGAAGCCGCCGACCTTGCGTCACGCGCCGATGAAACGCCGGAAGGCCGCAGCATCGTGGCGCTCGCCGAGTCGAAGTTCAGCATCGCGGGTCGCTCGCGCCGTGACGAGGCCCGCGCCGAGTTCGTGCCGTTCACTGCGCAGACCCGCATGAGTGGCGTGAACACCGGCACCCGTCATATCCGTAAGGGCGCGATGGATGCCGTCGAGCGCTACCTGGATAGCCAGGACAGCCACATGCCGCCGCTGGTGAAGCGCATGGCCGAAGACGTCGCCCGTCGTGGTGGCACCCCGCTCATCGTGGTCGATGGCGCGCTGACTCTCGGCGTCGTCGAGCTCAAGGACATCGTGAAGGACGGTATCAAGGAGCGCTTCGCCGAGATGCGCCGCATGGGTATCCGCACGGTGATGATCACCGGCGATAACCCGCTCACCGCTGCGGCGATCGCCGCCGAAGCCGGTGTTGACGACTTCCTTGCCGAAGCCACGCCGGAAGCGAAGCTGCAGTACATCCGCGACATGCAGGCCGAGAACCGTCTGGTCGCGATGTGTGGCGACGGCACCAACGACGCGCCGGCGCTCGCCCAGGCCGACGTGGCGGTGGCCATGAACAGCGGCACCCAGGCGGCGAAAGAAGCCGGCAACATGGTCGACCTGGATTCGAACCCGACCAAGCTGATCGAGGTCGTCGCAATCGGCAAGCAAATGCTGATCACGCGTGGTGCGTTGACCACGTTCTCGATCTCCAACGATATCGCCAAGTACTTCGCGATCATCCCGGCCGCGTTCGCCACGACCTACCCGGCGTTGAACGCGCTGAACGTGATGCACCTGGCGACGCCGCAGAGCGCGATTCTGTCGGCGGTGATCTTCAACGCGCTGATCATCATCTTCCTGATCCCGCTTGCCCTAAAGGGCGTGGCGTACCGCGCGCTTGGCGCGGCCGCGCTCCTGCGCCGCAACCTGCTGGTCTACGGCCTGGGCGGCGTCATCGTGCCCTTCATCGGCATCAAGCTCATCGACATGTTGCTGGTCCTTTGTGGGCTGGCCTGA